In Pirellulales bacterium, the sequence AAGACGGTCTGGCCCTTCGAGAGGGGCCTGCTCCGGCTTGCCGGCGATGGCCGGGAGGGGCCGAGCCTGGTGGTAGGGGCTTCGCAGCTCCGGGCCACTTACTGGCGCTTGGCCACGCGGAAGATCTCTTCGATGGTGGTGATGCCCTTGAGGACCTTGGCGATGCCGTCGTCGTAAAGCGATACCATGCCTTGAGCTAGGGCTGCCTTGCGAAGCTCCTGGGTCGAAACGCCGGCGAAGGAGAGCTCGCGAATCTTGGAGGTCATCATCATCAGTTCGTAGATGCCCAAGCGGCCGCGGTAGCCCGATCTGTTGCAGTTTCCGCACCCTTTGCCGCGCATGAAATTCCCTCGGGCGGCAATGTCGGGAGAGATACCGGCCGCCTCGAGCTGCGAGTCGGGTGGGGTGAACGGCTGTTTACATTTGGTGCAGATGACGCGCACGAGACGCTGTGCCAAGATGGCCACGACGCTGCTGGCGACGAGGTAAGAGGGGACACCCATGTCGACCATGCGTGTAACAGCACCGGGCGCATCGTTCGTATGCAGGGTACTGAATACCAAGTGTCCAGTCAGAGATGCTTGAATTCCCATCTCCGCCGTCTCGCTATCGCGCATCTCGCCCACGAGGATGACGTTCGGGGCCTGACGCAGCATCGAGCGGATGATGCGGGCGAAATCGAGCCCGATGTTGTGCCGGACCTCGACCTGGTTGATGCCGGGCAGGTAGTACTCGACCGGGTCCTCGGCGGTGATGATCTTGCGGTCAGGCCGGTTCAGCTCGTTGAGGGCGGCGTAGAGGGTGGTGGTCTTTCCGGAGCCAGTGGGGCCGGTCACGAGGACGATCCCGTTTGGTCTGCGGATCAGACCTTGGAAGGTGCGGAAGACCTCGTCCGACATGCCGAGCTGGCGGAGCCCCACCTTGATGGAGTCCTTATCGAGGATACGCATGACGACCGATTGGCCGTGATTGGTGGGCAGGACGCTGACGCGAAGGTCGAGGGTTTTGCTGCCGACGGTGGCCTTGATGCGTCCGTCCTGGGGTCGGCGGCGCTCGGCGATGTCGATCCGGGCCAGAATCTTGATGCGGGAGAGGATCGCCCCCAGCA encodes:
- the tadA gene encoding Flp pilus assembly complex ATPase component TadA; its protein translation is MAKQGKFGEILIRQRVVSSEQLAEAEQMAKSSGMKVPDALVRLGYATGEEVMRAVAQEHGLDYVNLNEVVIPPSIIELVPESIARENAILPMARDDGALKVIASDPLDFDMLDKLRFILNCEIRLALAPRESILESINRHYGQTEGESADSMLQEFTDTAIDFTETEDAGAEGGEEVIDDSAAPIVRLVQLIISEAVQLRASDIHVEPFEDRVRVRYRIDGVLVERDSPPRRLLGAILSRIKILARIDIAERRRPQDGRIKATVGSKTLDLRVSVLPTNHGQSVVMRILDKDSIKVGLRQLGMSDEVFRTFQGLIRRPNGIVLVTGPTGSGKTTTLYAALNELNRPDRKIITAEDPVEYYLPGINQVEVRHNIGLDFARIIRSMLRQAPNVILVGEMRDSETAEMGIQASLTGHLVFSTLHTNDAPGAVTRMVDMGVPSYLVASSVVAILAQRLVRVICTKCKQPFTPPDSQLEAAGISPDIAARGNFMRGKGCGNCNRSGYRGRLGIYELMMMTSKIRELSFAGVSTQELRKAALAQGMVSLYDDGIAKVLKGITTIEEIFRVAKRQ